A stretch of the Duncaniella dubosii genome encodes the following:
- the tnpB gene encoding IS66 family insertion sequence element accessory protein TnpB (TnpB, as the term is used for proteins encoded by IS66 family insertion elements, is considered an accessory protein, since TnpC, encoded by a neighboring gene, is a DDE family transposase.): MWSLEADMRLWVCRQPVSMRYGIRGLAQMVWSWKGHSPASGDVYVFFSKDRKTMKALKWDGDGFLMYTKRLSRGRFREVLKKGDDGVRRLQWDDFYMLMRGLTPVKVMVENRFRMAVK; the protein is encoded by the coding sequence ATGTGGAGTCTTGAGGCGGATATGCGGCTCTGGGTATGCCGGCAGCCGGTATCGATGCGCTACGGCATCCGGGGTCTGGCCCAGATGGTGTGGTCGTGGAAGGGGCATTCTCCGGCATCGGGCGATGTGTATGTGTTTTTCTCAAAGGACCGCAAGACCATGAAGGCGTTGAAATGGGATGGCGACGGATTTTTGATGTACACAAAAAGACTGTCGCGAGGCCGTTTCCGGGAGGTGCTCAAAAAGGGCGATGACGGCGTGCGCAGGCTCCAATGGGACGATTTCTATATGCTGATGAGGGGCCTCACGCCTGTGAAGGTGATGGTCGAAAATCGCTTCAGAATGGCCGTAAAATAA